A genomic segment from Gossypium hirsutum isolate 1008001.06 chromosome D04, Gossypium_hirsutum_v2.1, whole genome shotgun sequence encodes:
- the LOC107899394 gene encoding gamma-tubulin complex component 3: protein MEEEDQRKVTDLVIELVRRLLSQQNPQNASPNSPHFSQSLRYALRILSSRLTPSVSPDADAVAESIKRRLATQGNSSDALTFADLYTKFASKNGPGSVNNKWAVLYLLKIISEDRKNAISGMDSSVFLPNLGLNDDEMGNDLRVLNAKENREKVWKNGVLLVSKDPENLREISFREFGNLVEEENEVTEEVLVRDVLYACQGIDGKYVKFDSNLDGYALPDSIKVPRATRAIVRKLCELGWLFRKVKGYISESMDRFPAEDVGTVGQAFCAALQDELSEYYKLLAVLEAQSTNPIPLVSENASSGNYLSLRRLSVWFAEPMVKMRLMAVLVDKCKALRGGAMAGAIHLHAQHGDPLVHDFMRRLLRRVCSPLFEMVRSWVLEGELEDIFAEFFIVGQPVKAESLWREGYRLHAGMLPLFISQSIAQRILRTGKSINFLRVCCDDRGWADAATEAVAAAGVTTRRGGLGYGETDALESLVMEAAKRIDKHLLDVIYKRYKFKEHCLAIKRYLLLGQGDFVQYLMDIVGPELSEPANTISSFKLAGLLESAIRSSNAQYDDPDILDRLRVKMMPHGTGDRGWDVFSLEYDARVPLDTVFTESVMTRYLRIFNFLWKLRRVEHALIGAWKTMKPNCLTSHVYTKLQHAVKLQLLSTLRRCQVLWDEMNHFVTNLQYYIMFEVLEVSWSNFSNEMEVAKDLDDLLAAHEKYLYSIVEKSLLGERSQTLYKSLFVLFDLILQFRSHADRFYEGIHELQARTAESSLSSQDKNKSRQTKDKSSEPGSWIREGRKALTQRASEFLQNMGQELDALATEYKSLLEGFLTELPVQQHVDLKFLLFRLDFTEFYTRQHATM from the exons ATGGAAGAAGAAGATCAACGCAAAGTCACAGATCTAGTAATTGAGCTAGTTCGTCGTTTACTCTCTCAACAAAACCCTCAAAACGCAAGCCCTAACTCTCCTCATTTCTCCCAATCTCTTCGCTACGCTCTCCGCATTCTATCCAGCCGTTTAACCCCTTCCGTTTCCCCTGATGCGGACGCCGTCGCCGAATCCATCAAGCGCCGTCTCGCCACTCAAGGTAACTCCTCTGATGCCCTAACTTTCGCTGATCTCTATACCAAGTTCGCTTCCAAAAATGGTCCGGGCAGCGTTAATAACAAATGGGCTGTTCTTTATTTGCTTAAAATTATATCCGAGGATCGAAAAAATGCTATCAGTGGGATGGATTCTTCGGTTTTCTTGCCTAATTTAGGTTTAAATGATGATGAAATGGGAAATGATTTAAGGGTTTTGAATGCTAAAGAGAATAGAGAAAAGGTTTGGAAAAACGGGGTTTTATTGGTTTCAAAAGACCCTGAAAATTTACGTGAAATTTCGTTTAGGGAGTTTGGGAATTTGGTTGAGGAAGAGAATGAGGTGACTGAAGAGGTTTTGGTTAGAGATGTGTTGTATGCTTGTCAAGGGATTGATGGGAAGTATGTGAAATTTGATAGTAATTTAGATGGTTATGCTTTACCAGATTCAATTAAGGTACCTAGAGCTACTCGAGCTATTGTTAGGAAGCTTTGTGAATTAGGCTGGTTGTTTAGGAAAGTTAAAGGGTATATTTCAGAGAGTATGGATCGTTTTCCTGCTGAAGATGTGGGGACTGTAGGCCAGGCATTTTGTGCTGCTTTGCAGGATGAGTTATCGGAGTATTATAAGTTGTTGGCTGTCCTAGAGGCTCAGTCAACAAATCCAATTCCATTGGTTTCAGAGAATGCAAGTTCAGGGAACTATTTGTCCTTGAGGAGATTGTCAGTTTGGTTTGCTGAGCCAATGGTGAAAATGAGACTAATGGCCGTTTTGGTTGATAAGTGTAAAGCTTTGAGGGGAGGTGCTATGGCTGGCGCTATTCATTTGCATGCACAGCATGGTGATCCTCTAGTCCATGACTTCATGAGGCGATTGCTTAGGAGGGTGTGCTCTCCGCTTTTTGAAATGGTGAGGAGTTGGGTTTTGGAAGGGGAATTGGAGGACATTTTTGCTGAGTTCTTTATTGTGGGGCAACCAGTGAAAGCTGAATCCCTTTGGAGAGAAGGTTACCGACTGCATGCTGGAATGTTGCCTCTGTTCATTTCCCAATCTATTGCTCAACGTATTCTGAGGACTGGGAAATCTATTAATTTTCTTCGTGTTTGTTGTGATGACCGAGGTTGGGCGGATGCTGCAACAGAGGCTGTAGCTGCTGCTGGAGTGACTACTAGAAGAGGGGGTCTTGGATATGGAGAAACTGATGCACTTGAATCTCTAGTCATGGAAGCAGCTAAGAGAATTGATAAGCATTTGTTGGATGTTATATACAAGAGGTACAAGTTTAAAGAACACTGTCTTGCAATCAAGAGATATTTGCTGCTTGGGCAGGGTGATTTTGTTCAGTACCTGATGGATATTGTTGGACCAGAGCTTTCTGAGCCTGCTAATACTATTAGTTCCTTCAAGTTAGCTGGATTACTGGAAAGTGCAATTCGGTCATCTAATGCTCAGTATGATGATCCTGACATACTAGATCGGTTGAGAGTTAAGATGATGCCACACGGCACTGGTGACCGTGGATGGGATGTATTCTCATTGGAATATGATGCTAGGGTTCCTTTAGATACAGTGTTTACTGAATCTGTCATGACAAGgtatttaagaatttttaattttctgtGGAAGCTTAGACGGGTGGAGCATGCACTCATTGGTGCTTGGAAGACAATGAAACCCAATTGTCTTACTTCACACGTATACACAAAGCTGCAACATGCTGTAAAATTGCAATTGCTTTCAACATTGAGGCGATGCCAGGTTCTTTGGGATGAGATGAATCATTTTGTTACCAACTTGCAATACTATATCATGTTTGAAGTCTTGGAGGTGTCATGGTCCAATTTTTCCAATGAAATGGAAGTAGCCAAAGATCTTGATGATCTACTTGCAGCACATGAGAAGTACCTCTACTCAATTGTAGAAAAATCACTCCTGGGTGAAAGATCTCAAACCCTTTACAAGTCACTGTTTGTCCTCTTTGACCTTATACTGCAATTTAGAAGTCATGCTGATCGGTTTTATGAAGGAATTCATGAGTTACAAGCGAG AACTGCAGAATCCTCTTTAAGTTCTCAAGACAAAAACAAATCGAGGCAAACCAAGGATAAATCTTCAGAGCCAGGGTCTTGGATTAGGGAAGGCAGGAAAGCTCTAACACAGCGTGCTAGTGAATTCCTTCAAAATATGGGACAAGAACTAGATGCATTAGCTACGGAGTATAAATCATTGCTTGAGGGTTTCTTAACTGAGTTGCCTGTTCAGCAACATGTAGATTTAAAATTCCTCCTTTTCCGGTTAGATTTCACTGAATTTTATACTCGACAGCATGCTACCATGTAA
- the LOC107899396 gene encoding DNA-3-methyladenine glycosylase, with protein MNPTPQFKPVASKSRKTVRSSQCLEGRRSQSSKAATVRTRTKPSRKQTRPQSSPVSLPCFRNTTILPPEFFQIDALDLAPHLLGKFLRRDDVVLQITEVEAYRPNDSACHGRFGVTARTAPVFGPGGHAYVYLCYGLHTMLNVVADKEGAGAAVLIRACAPVCGLETIQERRGQQTEKPILLTGPGKVGQALGITTEWSNHPLYTPGGLELLDGPEPDKILIGPRVGIEYALPEHVNALWRFAIAGSPWISAPKNTLRLP; from the exons ATGAACCCAACTCCCCAATTTAAACCAGTTGCTTCGAAATCCAGGAAAACAGTTCGGTCGAGCCAATGCCTGGAGGGACGGAGGAGTCAGAGTTCCAAAGCAGCGACCGTTAGGACCCGGACCAAACCAAGCCGTAAACAAACTCGGCCGCAATCTTCTCCGGTTTCTCTCCCTTGTTTTCGCAATACCACGATACTGCCCCCGGAGTTCTTTCAAATTGACGCTCTTGATTTGGCGCCACATTTGCTTGGCAAGTTTTTAAGGAGAGATGATGTTGTTCTTCAAATCACTGAG GTAGAGGCTTATAGGCCAAATGATTCAGCTTGTCATGGTAGATTTGGAGTCACTGCAAGAACAGCCCCTGTT TTTGGTCCTGGAGGGCATGCTTATGTTTATCTTTGCTATGGACTTCATACGATGCTCAATGTTGTTGCTGACAAAGAAGGAGCTGGGGCTGCAGTGTTAATACGTGCATGCGCTCCGGTGTGTG GTTTGGAGACTATCCAGGAGCGTCGTGGTCAGCAAACTGAAAAGCCTATTCTTCTCACTGGACCCGGAAAG GTTGGTCAGGCACTTGGAATTACCACAGAATGGTCTAACCATCCACTATACACTCCTG GTGGTTTGGAACTCTTGGATGGGCCTGAACCGGATAAGATATTAATTGGGCCTCGTGTTGGCATTGAGTACGCTTTACCTGAGCACGTTAACGCCTTGTGGAGATTTGCCATTGCCGGTTCCCCATGGATAAGTGCTCCTAAAAATACTCTCAGGCTTCCCTAG